The proteins below are encoded in one region of Salvelinus fontinalis isolate EN_2023a chromosome 10, ASM2944872v1, whole genome shotgun sequence:
- the LOC129863815 gene encoding proteinase-activated receptor 2-like encodes MSCRQKESTNKRAVGIQHFSYIANRLLLDPFVEVNMSFKPHCLKLIFLLACAEHCLSQETEQINADVENRGFTGTESPEGVWVSQTAHGVLDSRLTTVFLPIVYIVVFAVGLPTNAMAIWVFLFRTKKKHPAAIYMANLALSDLLFVIWTPLKVAYHFNGNDWIYGEGLCKVLVGFFYGNMYCSILFITCLSVQRYWAIVKPLSQNRRNNEVAIGVSVTVWVGVWLMTTPLYLYDQTVKVTNLNIITCHDVTRPSQNSMAAGYFLTMGILGFVVPTVVCVVAYILMLKSLRNSMTDASITKNRRKAVVLIITVLVMFLVCFTPSNIMLLVHYSLLLAGGVNNGYGFYISTLCLAALNSCVDPFIYYFISEEFRQHVKNTLRCRSERTVERMRVSFNALKYSKKSSTYTSDSGKTQSSSC; translated from the exons ATGTCATGCAGACAGAAGGAATCCACAAACAAACGCGCCGTCGGCATTCAACACTTTTCATACATCGCAAATAGATTGTTGTTGGATCCTTTTGTGGAAGTTAACATGAGTTTTAAGCCACACTGTTTGAAACTTATATTTTTATTGGCCTGTGCCGAACACTGTCTGTCTCAGGAAACTG aGCAGATCAATGCTGATGTTGAAAACCGAGGCTTCACGGGGACCGAGTCACCGGAAGGAGTGTGGGTCTCCCAGACGGCCCACGGGGTCCTGGACAGTCGTCTGACCACGGTGTTCCTCCCCATCGTCTACATAGTGGTGTTTGCTGTGGGGCTGCCTACCAACGCCATGGCCATCTGGGTCTTCCTGTTCAGGACCAAGAAGAAGCACCCTGCCGCCATCTACATGGCCAACCTGGCTCTGTCCGACCTGCTCTTTGTCATCTGGACTCCCCTGAAGGTCGCCTACCACTTCAACGGCAACGACTGGATCTATGGAGAAGGGTTGTGTAAAGTCCTGGTGGGCTTCTTCTATGGGAACATGTACTGCTCCATCCTCTTCATCACCTGTCTGAGTGTCCAGCGCTACTGGGCCATTGTCAAACCACTCTCCCAGAATAGGAGAAACAACGAGGTAGCCATCGGCGTCTCTGTCACAGTCTGGGTGGGGGTCTGGCTGATGAccacccctctctacctctatgaCCAGACGGTCAAAGTGACCAACCTCAACATCATCACATGCCACGACGTCACCCGACCCAGCCAGAATAGCATGGCCGCAGGCTACTTCCTGACCATGGGAATCCTGGGATTTGTAGTTCCCACTGTGGTGTGCGTGGTGGCCTACATTCTGATGCTCAAGTCCCTGAGGAACTCCATGACAGATGCCAGCATCACCAAGAATCGGCGCAAGGCGGTGGTGCTAATCATCACTGTGTTGGTCATGTTCCTGGTCTGTTTCACCCCCAGTAACATCATGCTGCTGGTGCACTACTCCCTCCTGCTGGCCGGAGGCGTGAACAACGGCTACGGCTTCTACATCTCCACCCTGTGTCTGGCCGCCCTCAACAGCTGCGTGGATCCATTCATTTACTACTTCATCTCAGAGGAGTTCAGGCAGCATGTGAAGAACACACTGAGATGCCGCAGTGAGAGAACGGTGGAGAGAATGAGGGTCTCGTTCAACGCTCTGAAGTACTCCAAAAAGAGTAGCACCTACACTTCCGACTCTGGGAAAACACAGAGCAGCTCCTGTTAA
- the LOC129863816 gene encoding proteinase-activated receptor 1-like codes for MLYKRFLILAAVHAASSAVYNGSSIVRTFARRLVTERPLVTDEHIDLDLLDYYPNEDRNGPGGRLNIGSAPGQRVGFINGSRLGQVELSSVSNVTGVWSYAISVTANDFLTGRLSTIFIPTLYTVVFLISVPLNTVAMLSFARRSRPLKPAVIYMLNLAAADLLFTLLLPFKIVYHYSGNDWGFGEGMCRLVTAAFYCNMYSSILLMTCISVDRLLAVAYPINSLAWRSPCNAALACSSMWVLAVGGSLPLVLSQQTVYYDPLGITTCHDIQDLKLLEGRYLFFFPILSCTLYFLPLFVTVTCYSRVVQVLNRAPRGVIGRSRQKARAVVMVVIVLVVFVICFTPTNAILLAHYLQIGGRVAGEPDATHVAYLVSLCVGSISCCLDPLVYYFGSSRCQRQLAGALGCRAAAEGGKNLASSSGSSRTSTRISKVDAFQASLSSQYKKLLV; via the exons GCAGCTCCATCGTTAGGACCTTTGCTAGGAGATTAGTCACGGAACGGCCCCTAGTCACAGACGAGCATATAGATCTGGACCTGCTGGACTACTACCCAAACGAAGACAGAAATGGGCCCGGAGGCAGACTTAACATTGGATCTGCACCAGGACAGAGAGTTGGATTTATTAACGGGTCCAGACTGGGACAGGTGGAACTGAGCTCGGTCAGCAATGTTACAGGAGTCTGGTCTTACGCTATCTCTGTTACGGCCAACGACTTCCTCACAGGCCGTCTGTCCACCATCTTCATCCCGACGCTTTACACCGTCGTCTTCCTCATCAGCGTGCCCCTCAACACTGTTGCCATGTTGTCCTTTGCCCGACGGAGCCGGCCCCTGAAGCCGGCGGTGATCTACATGCTGAACCTGGCGGCCGCTGACCTCCTGTTCACCCTACTGCTGCCCTTCAAGATCGTCTACCACTACAGTGGCAACGACTGGGGCTTCGGCGAGGGGATGTGCCGCCTGGTCACCGCCGCCTTCTACTGCAACATGTACTCCTCCATCCTCCTTATGACCTGTATCAGCGTGGACCGCCTGCTGGCCGTGGCCTACCCCATCAACTCCCTGGCCTGGAGGAGTCCATGTAACGCAGCCCTGGCCTGCAGCTCCATGTGGGTCCTGGCTGTGGGCGGCTCGTTGCCCCTGGTCCTCTCACAGCAGACGGTCTACTACGACCCACTGGGCATAACCACCTGCCATGACATCCAGGACCTGAAGCTGTTAGAGGGGCGCTACCTCTTCTTCTTCCCCATTCTCTCCTGCACCCTCTACTTCCTGCCGCTGTTCGTCACGGTGACCTGCTACTCCCGGGTGGTGCAGGTGCTCAACAGGGCTCCACGCGGCGTCATAG GTCGTTCAAGGCAGAAGGCACGAGCAGTGGTGATGGTGGTCATCGTGCTGGTGGTGTTTGTGATCTGTTTCACGCCCACCAACGCCATCCTCCTGGCTCACTACCTCCAGATTGGTGGGCGGGTGGCGGGGGAGCCGGACGCCACTCACGTGGCCTacctggtgtctctgtgtgtggggagCATAAGCTGCTGCCTGGACCCCCTGGTCTACTACTTTGGCTCATCCCGGTGCCAGAGGCAGCTTGCGGGGGCTCTGGGGTGCCGGGCGGCCGCAGAGGGAGGGAAGAATCTGGCCTCATCCTCTGGTTCTTCCAGGACCAGCACCAGGATAAGTAAGGTGGATGCCTTCCAGGCCAGCCTCAGCAGCCAGTACAAGAAACTCCTGGTCTGA
- the LOC129863814 gene encoding proteinase-activated receptor 2-like: MASSRILSYLLLLGCACATNPFQGKGRGFIGVVDPQDADRVTVSKATADTLRSSLTTVFLPIVYIVVFAVGLPTNAMAIWVFLFRTKKKHPSAIYMANLALSDLLFVIWTPLKIAYHLNGNDWIYGEGLCKVLVGFFYGNMYCSILFITCLSVQRYWGVAHPLSQQRKNNKVAVAVSVSIWAFIWLTTTPLYLYNHTAKLKDPNITTCHDVNIIHDLEDPFPDVALPYFYFVLMAGIVFLVPSVVIIFAYILLLNALGNAMADGSAGKNRRKAVVLIVTVLVTFLVCFIPSNIMLVVHYSLLKDGVVNNGYGFYITTLCLASLNSCLDPFIYYFVSEDFRNHVKNTLLCRSSRTVERMRVSFSSMKYSRKSKAYVSESGNTQSSTC, translated from the exons ATGGCCTCATCTCGAATACTTTCCTACTTATTGTTGCTCGGTTGCGCGTGTGCAACAAATCCGTTTCAAG GTAAAGGACGAGGGTTCATCGGGGTGGTTGACCCTCAGGATGCTGACCGTGTTACAGTGTCCAAGGCGACCGCGGACACGCTGCGGAGCAGTCTGACCACGGTGTTCCTCCCCATCGTCTACATAGTGGTGTTTGCTGTGGGGCTGCCCACCAACGCCATGGCCATCTGGGTCTTCCTGTTCAGGACCAAGAAGAAGCACCCTTCCGCCATCTACATGGCCAACCTGGCTCTGTCCGACCTGCTCTTTGTCATCTGGACTCCCCTGAAGATTGCCTACCACCTCAACGGCAACGACTGGATCTATGGAGAAGGGTTGTGTAAAGTCCTGGTGGGCTTCTTCTATGGGAACATGTACTGCTCCATCCTCTTCATCACCTGTCTGAGTGTCCAGCGCTACTGGGGTGTGGCCCATCCTCTATCTCAGCAGAGGAAGAACAACAAAGTGGCGGTCGCTGTCTCCGTCTCTATCTGGGCCTTCATCTGGCTCACCACCACCCCTCTGTACCTGTACAACCACACGGCCAAGCTCAAGGACCCTAACATCACCACCTGCCATGATGTCAACATCATCCATGACCTGGAGGACCCCTTCCCTGACGTAGCGCTCCCCTACTTCTACTTCGTCCTCATGGCCGGCATTGTGTTCCTGGTCCCCTCGGTGGTCATCATCTTtgcctacatcctcctcctcaatgctctcggGAACGCCATGGCGGACGGGAGCGCCGGGAAGAACCGTCGGAAAGCCGTGGTGCTGATCGTGACCGTGCTGGTCACCTTCCTGGTGTGTTTCATCCCCAGTAACATCATGCTGGTCGTCCACTACTCCCTCCTCAAAGACGGGGTGGTCAACAACGGCTACGGCTTCTACATCACCACTCTGTGTCTGGCCAGCCTCAACAGCTGCCTGGATCCCTTTATCTACTACTTTGTGTCAGAGGACTTCAGGAACCATGTGAAGAACACACTGCTGTGTAGGAGCAGCAGGACGGTGGAGAGGATGAGGGTCTCCTTCAGCTCCATGAAGTACTCCAGGAAGAGCAAGGCCTATGTGTCTGAGTCTGGGAACACACAGAGCAGTACCTGCTAG
- the LOC129863813 gene encoding cholesterol 25-hydroxylase-like protein 2 gives MNPLRLLDFSWDTMSAGGLFSGVSLPWMSHLTVANLTLTLSLGLPEQSVLQPAWDYLLQHHQAELRSPLFPVVISVSTYLLLVTLYTLLDLLAPSWPALNSYKLHPDRPVTWDNIWTTLYLTAYNHLVYIFPAAVGQWLWRPPIPLPRDAPTLMSFLLGILGCMVVFDFQFYLWHLLHHRVPWLYRTFHAMHHQYLQPFSLVTQYVSAWELISSGFWTTVDPLLLQCHCLTAWGFMVFTICVSTEDHCGYDFPWSLHRLVPFGLWGGPPKHDAHHRMPGTNFAPFFSHWDWLGGTNMVPTPSKEKYVEEDAVNNLFGRDLYTAPPTSKHLPCDP, from the exons ATGAATCCTCTGAGACTATTAGACTTTAGTTGGGACACAATGAGTGCAGGCGGTTTGTTCAGCGGTGTGTCTCTCCCCTGGATGTCTCACCTGACCGTGGCaaacctgaccctgaccctgagtctgggGCTCCCGGAGCAGTCCGTCCTCCAGCCGGCGTGGGACTACCTCCTGCAGCACCACCAGGCTGAGCTGCGgagccctctgtttcctgtagtcatctctgtctctacctacCTTCTTCTGGTGACCCTCTACACCCTGCTAGACCTCCTGGCCCCCAGCTGGCCAGCCCTCAACAGCTACAAGCTCCACCCAGACAGACCTGTCACCTGGGACAACATCTGGACCACCCTGTATCTCACAGCCTACAACCACCTGGTCTATATCTTCCCTGCTGCTGTGGGCCAGTGGCTGTGGAGGCCTCCTATCCCGCTCCCCCGTGACGCACCCACTCTAATGAGCTTCCTCCTGGGCATCCTGGGGTGCATGGTGGTCTTTGACTTCCAGTTCTACCTTTGGCATCTTCTACACCACAGAGTCCCATGGCTGTACCGTACCTTCCATGCCATGCACCACCAGTACCTTCAGCCCTTCAGCCTGGTTACCCAGTATGTGTCCGCCTGGGAGCTGATCAGCTCGGGCTTCTGGACCACTGTGGACCCCCTCCTGCTGCAGTGCCACTGCCTGACCGCTTGGGGCTTCATGGTGTTCACCATATGTGTGTCCACTGAGGACCACTGTGGCTACGACTTCCCTTGGTCGCTGCACCGCCTGGTGCCCTTCGGCCTGTGGGGCGGACCCCCCAAACACGACGCTCACCACCGGATGCCCGGGACAAACTTTGCCCCGTTCTTCTCCCACTGGGACTGGCTGGGGGGGACTAACATGGTGCCCACCCCCTCCAAAGAGAAATATGTTGAGGAAG ACGCTGTCAATAATCTCTTTGGCAGAGACCTCTACACTGCCCCTCCCACGTCAAAACACCTTCCTTGTGATCCATGA